A window of the Candidatus Saccharibacteria bacterium oral taxon 488 genome harbors these coding sequences:
- a CDS encoding ArsR family transcriptional regulator, with protein sequence MLDIFITSRVRRKIVVVYAKYPDFHTHVRGLAKLIKEDPGNIQRELKRLEKVGFLRSEKQGNSRAYFTNKQFPIFKELQSMVIKSQQHAARPKRGSVDRD encoded by the coding sequence ATGCTTGACATTTTTATTACATCACGAGTGAGACGCAAAATCGTAGTTGTGTATGCCAAGTATCCTGATTTTCATACGCATGTTCGGGGGCTAGCCAAGCTGATCAAGGAAGATCCCGGCAATATTCAGCGCGAGCTCAAGCGGCTAGAGAAGGTTGGTTTCCTGAGGAGTGAAAAGCAGGGCAATTCGCGGGCATACTTTACGAACAAGCAGTTCCCGATTTTCAAGGAATTACAGAGTATGGTGATTAAGTCGCAGCAACATGCGGCCCGGCCGAAGCGCGGCTCGGTTGATAGAGATTGA
- the def gene encoding peptide deformylase, translated as MTKDDIIALPNPHLRQKSAKIHIITDEVRQLSADMIAAALDWEDSRPHEISAALAAIQVDRLERVIIVRSDFDDKATREFTTLINPEIVKYEGEIVADFEGCLSVKHVYGKVPRHSKIRVKALDLDGNEIRLKAEGFLARVIQHEIDHTNGIVFIDHIRDQHDAFYTLDDSGELQPLDYEADIKDNAQLWD; from the coding sequence ATGACTAAAGACGATATTATTGCCCTACCCAATCCGCACCTCCGCCAAAAATCAGCTAAAATTCACATCATCACCGACGAGGTGCGCCAGTTATCAGCCGATATGATCGCGGCCGCTCTTGACTGGGAAGATTCTCGCCCTCATGAAATCAGCGCTGCCCTAGCTGCCATCCAGGTTGATCGCCTCGAGCGCGTCATCATCGTCCGCAGCGACTTTGACGACAAAGCTACTCGCGAATTCACCACCTTGATCAACCCCGAAATTGTCAAATACGAGGGAGAAATTGTCGCCGATTTCGAAGGCTGCCTCAGCGTCAAGCACGTCTACGGCAAAGTCCCTCGCCATTCTAAAATCCGCGTCAAGGCTCTTGATCTCGACGGCAACGAGATTCGCCTCAAGGCCGAAGGCTTCCTCGCCCGTGTTATCCAGCACGAGATCGATCACACCAACGGTATTGTCTTTATCGACCATATCCGCGACCAGCACGACGCTTTTTACACGCTTGATGATTCTGGTGAATTACAGCCGCTTGATTATGAAGCCGACATCAAAGATAATGCTCAGCTGTGGGACTAA
- the priA gene encoding primosomal protein N', with protein sequence MHYYLVSPIKIIRADAHSFTYAHPEQLPVGALVVIEVGSTQCVGIIMSAVVKPEFTVKEIVQLLDDAPVPLPLIQTALWMSGYYHTHLATVWQTILPRGLTKKRRHIPARAASPQASRPPTTALTPDQRAAITAVDDMLPGSALLHGVTGSGKTHVYIELARRLVDEGLSSIILVPEIALTSQLVSEFARYFDNIILTHSRQTEAERHVTWQHVINSRDPLIVIGPRSALFMPVQQLGLVVIDECHEPSFKQKQSPRYSALRTAAILARQHEAKLVLGSATPTISDYFLAKTAGRPIIAMPTPARSDAVKPRISLVDMTKRTNFTQHFFLSDQLLSAITDSLNDGHQALIFHNRRGTAAITLCEQCGWNAGCPRCFVPLTLHADQHQLLCHICGFTATVPTSCPECRHADIIHKGLGTKRIEAELRKLFPASTIARFDADTSTNDAADKRYNELKNGSIGIIIGTQVIAKGLDLPHLRTVGVVQADAGLTLPDFSSSERTFQLLAQVVGRVGRSHHATDVIVQTFQPDHPAIRDGLAQNYTDFYARTIAQRRATDFPPFVYLLKLTCVYKTEAAAIRNAKKLAQTLRAAAPADVRILGPTPAFYERVRDTYRWQLVLKSPRRSDLVSLLDLVPPAHWQAELDPTSLL encoded by the coding sequence ATGCACTACTATTTGGTATCACCGATCAAGATCATTCGTGCCGATGCGCATTCGTTTACCTATGCACACCCTGAGCAGCTGCCAGTCGGTGCGCTGGTCGTTATAGAAGTTGGCTCAACTCAGTGCGTTGGCATCATTATGTCGGCAGTCGTTAAGCCCGAGTTTACGGTTAAAGAAATCGTCCAGCTTTTAGATGACGCTCCCGTGCCGCTACCGCTCATCCAAACGGCTCTGTGGATGAGCGGCTATTATCATACGCATCTCGCGACCGTCTGGCAAACCATTCTGCCACGCGGTTTGACGAAAAAGCGCCGTCACATACCCGCACGCGCCGCCAGTCCGCAGGCCTCACGACCACCGACAACAGCACTCACGCCCGACCAGAGAGCCGCCATCACTGCCGTTGACGACATGCTCCCCGGCAGCGCCCTACTACATGGCGTGACCGGATCCGGCAAAACGCATGTCTACATTGAGCTCGCCCGGCGGTTGGTGGACGAGGGTTTATCGTCAATTATTCTGGTGCCAGAAATTGCCCTCACATCACAACTCGTTAGCGAATTTGCGAGGTATTTCGACAATATTATCCTCACCCACTCGCGTCAGACCGAAGCCGAGCGGCACGTGACTTGGCAACATGTTATCAATTCACGCGACCCGCTCATCGTCATCGGCCCTCGATCAGCCCTGTTCATGCCCGTCCAGCAGCTGGGGCTCGTCGTCATTGATGAATGTCACGAACCCAGCTTCAAACAAAAACAATCGCCCCGCTACTCAGCGCTGCGTACTGCGGCCATTCTCGCTCGCCAGCACGAAGCCAAGCTTGTCCTCGGCAGTGCCACCCCTACGATCAGCGATTATTTTCTGGCAAAAACTGCTGGCCGGCCTATCATCGCTATGCCCACGCCCGCCCGTTCAGACGCCGTCAAGCCACGCATCTCGCTGGTTGATATGACCAAGCGCACAAACTTTACTCAGCATTTCTTTCTCTCTGATCAACTACTCTCGGCTATCACCGACTCGCTGAATGACGGTCATCAGGCCCTCATCTTTCACAATCGCCGCGGCACCGCCGCTATCACCCTATGTGAACAATGTGGCTGGAACGCCGGCTGTCCGCGCTGTTTTGTGCCACTCACCTTACACGCCGACCAGCACCAGCTCCTCTGTCATATCTGCGGTTTCACTGCAACCGTCCCTACCAGCTGCCCCGAGTGTCGTCATGCCGATATCATTCATAAAGGCCTCGGCACCAAGCGCATCGAGGCAGAATTACGCAAGCTCTTTCCCGCAAGCACCATCGCCCGCTTCGATGCCGATACAAGTACCAACGACGCGGCCGATAAGCGCTACAATGAGCTCAAAAACGGTTCAATTGGCATCATCATTGGCACCCAAGTGATCGCCAAGGGCCTCGATCTACCGCACCTACGCACTGTTGGTGTCGTCCAAGCTGACGCCGGGTTGACACTGCCTGACTTTTCCTCAAGCGAGCGCACCTTCCAGCTCCTCGCCCAAGTCGTTGGCCGCGTTGGCCGCTCCCATCACGCCACCGACGTCATCGTCCAGACCTTTCAGCCGGATCATCCCGCCATCCGAGATGGGCTTGCCCAAAACTATACTGATTTCTACGCCCGCACTATCGCCCAGCGACGCGCCACTGACTTTCCACCGTTCGTCTATCTACTTAAATTAACCTGCGTCTACAAAACCGAAGCTGCCGCCATCCGCAACGCCAAAAAGCTCGCCCAGACACTGCGGGCAGCTGCCCCGGCCGACGTACGCATCCTCGGCCCAACACCAGCATTTTATGAACGAGTCCGCGACACGTACCGCTGGCAGCTCGTCCTTAAAAGTCCCCGCCGCAGCGACCTTGTCAGTCTCCTTGATCTCGTACCACCCGCTCATTGGCAGGCTGAGCTCGACCCGACCAGCCTCCTCTAA